A segment of the Maylandia zebra isolate NMK-2024a linkage group LG2, Mzebra_GT3a, whole genome shotgun sequence genome:
GAAGAGTTATCTGTTATATACTGTGGTTCATATCAGGTAAAATCAACGTTTTGCTGACTCCTTATTTACAAAGACTCACCACAGGTAGTGGCATGTATTTGATTTGTAAGATTTTTTATCATTCCAGATGCCCTTCCTAAAACAACCCTAAAGGAGTTTTGTTTCTTCTCAGGAGCCAAAGGTCTTTTGGTCATTAGAAAAATGTGCAAACTATTACACTAATCAGCCACTACCATTGTTCACATTAGTTAAATCCTTTTCTACCACATCAGTTGTGAAAGAGGTATTGTCCTCACCCTGCAAGGTGGGCTGCACAAATTAATGCGATTATATGAGAACGGTGAAACAGATAACATAGGTGTGGCTACTGGGAGGATGAGGGGTTCTGGTGGTTGCCagtatgttttattatttggGATCTTGAAGATTTGCAGACACACAGTCTGTTGTTAGTTTAAGACAGTCTGTTTATGGCTGCAGGTGCAACACAATAAATTACACATAATATAATCATTAAGTTTTTCTCACTCACCACAAGTACATTTGCTTTGTTCTTTGTAGACTTCACTGACATTGTTCCTGACTGAGCAGGTCAGACGTCCTGAGACATGCTGTTTCAGAGTGATGTTGTTACTCTCATTATTTCCAGAAGAGAGCTCAGCATCTGTCAGTGTGCGTCCATCCAGAGTCCAGCTGTACTGAGGACTGTCCCCTCCCTCAGGGGAGCAGGACACCCTCATCTGTCCGAGGAATAGACACTCAGAGACGATCAGGACAGAGGTCACAGGAGCTgagagaaacacacaaatatgACTTTTGATACATCAAATGATACACTTTCATGCACTATGCACCTCAGCACTTGATGTCCCTACTGTGTGACTTCACATTGTCTGCCACTTAGTACTGAGTTTCTGTAGTTCCTGAAATCTTCCGCTCTCTTACAGTTGATTATGGAATATGTGGGAGGGAAGAAATATCTCAAAATAACTTGCTGAAAAGGTAGCATCCATGTTACACTAACATACACAACTTCAGTGTAATCTTTAGTACACTTGAGTACACATGTTCGCAAATGTTTGTAGAGGCAGACTGCATGGGTTTCACACATCTGTGGCAATGGAAgtgaaaacatctgaattttaAGATTAAGAGATGTGGCCCAATACGTTAGTGTATGAAGTGCACATCATGTagattatatttatttcatGCACAAAATATATGTATCTTAAAATATGTGCTCTATATTATAAAGATTACCAAAACAATATTGCATTTACATGAATTAAAGGCTGCATTTCCCAACATTTACCTTGAATGAACAACTGTAAAGTCCTCTCGCCTAATGATCTTCCATCTGAATCAAAGGGTTGAAGGGAGTAATTACCACTGTCATTCCTGCTCAGGTTATTGATCCTAAATTTTCCATTACTGGGAAAAAATAGAGATCTATGTGCTATAGTATTATGAAGAAACCTGTTCTTTATGACATTTAATATTCTTAATGAATTCTTAAACAGTTGGTATCTAGATATTTCTGCAGTGGTGTCAATCAGCTGGATGTCCACAGTTCCTCCCAAAGCTCCATAACACTGAGCTCCATCCTGTCTGCCATCACAGTAAGTTTCCACACCTGCAAAAtttgaaacattaaaaagaaaaacatttgtgaTTCATTAGTTTCTAGCAAACAAATCACAATAAAAATTACATTAACATTGTCAGCAATCCAAAATTTACTGATGTGAGGACTTCTActtgttaaaaatatttttagtatTACCATGTTTAAACCTAATTATGTTTTGGATAACCCAGTGCTTTGATTGATTGGTatcacatacagtggggcaaaaaagtatttagtcagccaccgattgtgcaagttcccccacttaaaatgatgacagaggtcagtaatttgcaccagaggtacacttcaactgtgagagacagaatgtgaaaaaaaaatccatgaattcacatggtaggatttgtaaagaatttattcgtaaatcagggtggaaaataagtatttggtcacctcaaacaaggaaaatctctggctctcacagacctgtaacgtcttctgtaagaaggttttctgtcccccactcgttacctgtatgaatggcacctgtttgaactcatcatctgtataaaagacacctgtccacagcctcaaacagtcagactccaaacgccgccatggccaagaccaaagagctttcgaaggacaccaggaaaagtattgtagacctgcaccagactgggaagagtgaatctacaataggcaagcagcttggtgtgaaaaaatcaactgtgggagcaatcatcagaaaatggaagacatacaagaccactgataatctccctcgatctggggctccacgcaagatctcatcccgtggggtcaaaatgatcatgagaacggtgagcaaagatcccagaaccacacggggggacctggtgaatgacctgcagagagctgggaccaaagtaacaaaggtcaccatcagtaacacactacaacggcagggaatcaaatcccgcagtgccagatgtgttccgctgctgaagccagtgcatgtccaggcccgtctgaagtttgccagagagcacatggatgatacagcagaggattgggagaatgtcatgtggtcagatgaaaccaaagtagaactttttggtataaactcaactcgtcgtgtttggaggaagaagaatactgagttgcatcccaagaacaccatacctactgtgaagcatgggggtggaaacatcatgctatggggctgtttttctgccaaggggacaggacgactgatccgtgttaaggacagaatgaatggggccatgtatcgtcagattttgagccaaaacctccttccatcagtgagaactttgaagatgaaacgaggctgggtcttccaacatgacaatgatccaaaacacaccgcccgggcaacaaaggagtggctccgtaagaagcatttgaaagtcctggagtggcctagccagtctccagacctcaaccccatagaaaatctgtggcgggagttgaaagtccgtgttgctcggcgacagccccaaaacatcactgctctcgagaagatctgcatggaggaatgggccaaaataccagctactgtgtgtgcaaacctggggcccgttcttcgtacgtcgcttactacatccaagatcaaatgacacatccaagatcaaatcatcgcgctaaccgtgagctcgctaatccggttccccgaacacacctgctgttgacgattactacagctggacgcaggaatgtgacatcactgggtgtcgtaaaaggggctacgcatcgatagtagaaacattgatcggcaacccgctgattggtcggcgaaaatgtccaaggggcgtgctcggtattttccggcagcagagcaagaactcttgattgagggatttcaggagtttcagagtttaattaaaacgcaagagaacactgcaaaggctgcaaaagcaaggagagagggctggcagaaagttgctgacaaatcaaactcgtaggtaatttaataataataataataataataatggattggatttatatagcgctttccaaggcacccaaagcgctttacgataccactattcattcactcccacattcacacactggtggaggcagctacggttgtagccagg
Coding sequences within it:
- the LOC143413956 gene encoding uncharacterized protein LOC143413956 isoform X2, whose protein sequence is MKAVLGLMVILLGLSHAPVSSVLLVSACLSQGEMRVSCSSEGGDSPQYSWTLDGRTLTDAELLSGNNESKNIILKQHISGRLTCSVRNNVSYVYKEERISTCGVETYCDGRQDGAQCYGALGGTVDIQLIDTTAEISRYQLFKNSLRILNVIKNRFLHNTIAHRSLFFPSNGKFRINNLSRNDSGNYSLQPFDSDGRSLGERTLQLFIQAPVTSVLIVSECLFLGQMRVSCSPEGGDSPQYSWTLDGRTLTDAELSSGNNESNNITLKQHVSGRLTCSVRNNVSEVYKEQSKCTCDISLPICGLRAVVVIVLLIGISIYFTWKKKKNEKAEASAALQAEFPENSVLMVEMRSSAT